The Candidatus Zixiibacteriota bacterium region GAACATGTGGATGAACACGGCGAGAACCATCAAATTGGCCGACCATGAGTGAAGCGAACGTATCAACCAGCCGAACTCGACGTTGGAGATGATAAACCGCACCGACTCGTATGCGGAATCGGCGCCGGGGCGATAGTACATGAGAAGCAGAATTCCGGTCAGGACCTGCACGATAAACAGAAAGGCCGAAATGCCACCGAAGTAATAGAAGATCGAGTGGCTGTGGACCGGCACCACCTTGCCCCGCATGTACTCTACCAGCGAATCCAATTTGAAACGCTCATCGAACCAACCGTAGATTTGTGAGCCCATGTTATTGTCGGTGGGGTTCGTCATTATGCATCCTCCCGACTGACAAAGATCGTTCCGTCGACTTCGTTAATCACATACGAAGCCAGCGGCTTGGGGGGCGGACCGGATATGTTCTGTCCATCAAGATCATAACGACCATTGTGGCAGGAACACCAGATAATACCAAGGTCGGGTCGGTGCTGCACGGTACAGTCAAGATGAGTGCAGGTGGCGGCCAGAGCCCTCAACTCGCCCGCATCACTCATGAAGATAATACCTAACTCACGACCATATTTGAAGTACTTCGCCCGGGTAGGGTCGGCCTCAATGTCGGTCCGCGCAAAGGTCAGTTTCAATTGGGAAAGCTTGGCCTCACCGACAGCCGGGGGGGTAATGAACCTCGCCACCGGGTACAATATCGATCCGAGCGTAGC contains the following coding sequences:
- a CDS encoding ubiquinol-cytochrome c reductase iron-sulfur subunit, producing the protein MTEKKTSRRSFLGLFLGGGAVATLGSILYPVARFITPPAVGEAKLSQLKLTFARTDIEADPTRAKYFKYGRELGIIFMSDAGELRALAATCTHLDCTVQHRPDLGIIWCSCHNGRYDLDGQNISGPPPKPLASYVINEVDGTIFVSREDA